One genomic region from Tigriopus californicus strain San Diego chromosome 4, Tcal_SD_v2.1, whole genome shotgun sequence encodes:
- the LOC131879484 gene encoding ectonucleoside triphosphate diphosphohydrolase 1-like — MQRWAIVIMLFLGALFNLPTTWSKHTPKIVEAVVIDAGSSHTSALLYRWSSDLISGTGLVQEMEQIYLDTPVTSFAGDPGNLTTFMQDLINDMKDWGSTSSDIPIYVGATAGMRILQESKPEDVDEILEVIERVIKNSRFEVGDVAILSGSDESLYSWLSVNVLSRAIPASPKGSSGNEQIETAGALDMGGGSLEVAFNCVDGCDQAHTLDVFNQTFTVWPSMASCYGIREAMGRYTALTIYQAFKRGENLTGVDIHNPCANEHSQLRDKWLGDFSTIKSNIFTNNCTKIIDAEFSDWLVSIPDGLEFHFHDSYDEHKCDQVLEPLTNFSACREIFGQECLNPSGLSLPNDTFYGFSSFYHSFRKPLNLEKSTDYATAMHKIKEVCQEPQSCDTCSKTDCFEVSYVFKILTDGLSFNKDTFGHLQFVDEIKGSQVSWTLGYATMRSQEPLDESRNITLISQCFFPWMILICVMCILFHLTYCFLPLCSLC; from the coding sequence ATGCAGAGATGGGCTATAGTGATTATGCTGTTCTTGGGCGCTTTGTTCAATTTACCCACGACATGGTCCAAGCACACCCCTAAGATTGTTGAGGCAGTTGTTATAGACGCGGGTTCAAGTCACACCTCGGCCTTGTTATACCGTTGGAGTTCAGATCTGATTAGTGGCACTGGTTTGGTACAGGAAATGGAACAGATCTATTTGGACACGCCTGTGACGTCATTTGCCGGGGACCCTGGTAATTTGACCACTTTTATGCAGGATTTAATCAACGACATGAAAGATTGGGGTTCGACTTCAAGTGACATTCCTATCTACGTCGGAGCCACGGCTGGAATGCGAATATTGCAAGAATCAAAGCCAGAAGATGTGGATGAGATCCTGGAGGTGATTGAACGTGTAATCAAGAACAGTCGTTTTGAAGTGGGCGATGTGGCAATCCTGTCAGGATCGGACGAAAGTCTCTATAGTTGGTTGTCCGTGAATGTTTTGTCTCGAGCTATTCCCGCCTCACCCAAGGGATCATCtggaaatgaacaaattgAAACCGCTGGTGCATTGGATATGGGCGGTGGATCTCTGGAAGTGGCTTTTAATTGTGTGGATGGTTGTGATCAAGCACATACGTTGGATGTGTTTAACCAAACTTTCACAGTATGGCCTTCAATGGCAAGTTGCTACGGTATAAGGGAGGCCATGGGTCGGTATACGGCCTTGACTATCTATCAAGCTTTTAAGAGAGGCGAAAACTTGACTGGCGTCGACATTCACAACCCATGTGCAAATGAACATAGCCAATTGAGGGATAAATGGTTGGGGGATTTTTCCACTATAAAATCCAACATTTTTACCAACAACTGCACAAAAATTATTGACGCCGAATTTTCTGACTGGCTCGTCTCAATACCTGATGGTTTGGAATTTCACTTTCATGATTCTTACGACGAGCACAAGTGCGACCAAGTTTTGGAACCTTTGACCAACTTCAGTGCATGCCGGGAAATATTTGGACAGGAATGCCTCAACCCATCAGGATTATCATTACCAAATGATACCTTCTATGGATTCTCGTCTTTCTACCACAGTTTTAGAAAACCACTGAATCTTGAAAAATCGACAGATTACGCCACAGCCATGCACAAAATCAAAGAGGTGTGTCAAGAACCTCAAAGTTGTGACACGTGTTCCAAGACAGACTGTTTTGAAGTGTCGTACGTTTTTAAGATCTTGACAGATGGGCTCAGTTTTAACAAAGACACCTTTGGTCATCTTCAATTCGttgatgaaatcaaaggaaGTCAAGTTTCGTGGACCCTAGGATACGCTACTATGCGTTCCCAGGAACCTCTAGACGAAAGTCGAAATATCACACTGATATCACAATGTTTCTTCCCATGGATGATTTTAATTTGTGTAATGTGTATACTCTTCCACCTTACATATTGTTTTTTACCTCTATGCTCTTTATGTTGA